The Dendropsophus ebraccatus isolate aDenEbr1 chromosome 2, aDenEbr1.pat, whole genome shotgun sequence DNA segment gccatctcagctctgctacattgccatcatcaggcagaagcattgcatgatgggaaatgtagtttcctatcttgaatatagaacatctttttgaaaaacttgtaactcaggaacggcagcagctagaaagatgggagacggctcaaaatactcagggggacttggtgagtaaggccagctaggtttgggaacatttcatttttttagctcttgggggggataacccctttaacaattagcCCCCTAATAAATTAATTTTTATAATGCTTAATATCATATCAAAATGTTCCCAGATGAGAGCAGGCAGGCAGATTCAGTCTTCTGCACCTATAAAGCTATGAGAGTGCGTTACCTGCTGAGTACAATGTCGTCCGCCATCCCCGCTGTCACTAGACACCTTTGAAGCTTCTTGCTTACATAGATTTACTCTCATTAATTAGACGTAGGAGTCGGCGCAGCGACAAGTGAACCGCTGAGAATAGTTTACGAGCATCTTATAAAGTAACACATTAGAGTCACTCTGACACTGTGCACACTTTGCCCGAGTCAGCCTTGTTATATGTTGGTTGTTTATACAACATAAATATCAGTACAGGCATCTGTACGGCCATATTCACAAGGGGTGCACAAGCCTTTCGCAGATCCCTTCATATCTAACAGGTAATGCATGTAAAGCTAGTTTTTTCTGTTAAAATGGCAAACACCTTGGCAAGACCTGATGGACTAAATCAGTTGaggtaaaattaaaaataagtcatactcacctgccccagtccccctccaatGACATTCTGACAGCACCAGATTATGGTGCTCACTTTGTCCTGCTTTTGAGGAGGTGCcatttgctcagccaatcgttggCTGTGGCAGAGACCTACCTCAGTTAGTGATATTTCCTGAATAAACAGCCCATGAGAAGCAAATAAAATGGAGTGCAACAGGAAGTGGGTGACATCCAAACAGCAGCAGAGGGAAATTGGAGTTGGTAAGTATTGCTTATCTTTTGCTTTTACGGCAACCAGGAGCATTTTAAAAAATTCTACCCTAAAAACTCCTTTAAGAGAGATTTTTCGGGACTATCAGGTGGTACCAGATATTGCACATTAAAGTCACTAAGCAGTAGCAAGAAGCAAAGCTATTACTAAATGTGTGCTAATGTGCCAGGTAAATAAAAGGGACGTGGTGCATTGTGGGACTGCAGCCTCTTAAGGATTAGAAAATCCTGTCTGATTTCCTTCCAAACAGGCACTCACACCACATTATGCAGTAATGTTCCCACCCATTTGACTAttcaataagggccctattacacggagtgataatctgcctaaTTAGGCCGATTCCGcatattatcgctccgtgtaataaagactgtgatcagctgatcatgtgTTTTGGTCCTGGCCTAAAATCACTGGCCGATGGCAaatgaatctgtaaagaaaataataaaatatctgtgtcttcctggcttctgcctggtCCCCATGAGTACTGCAGActtggtctctgaagtgacaggccgctcagccaatcagtggccgataTGGACattgtcactgagtggctgagcggcctgtcactttaaagaccGGCTCTGCAGTTCTGGCAGCAACTGCAGGCAGAATCCAGGAagaggagaggtatgtataaacttcATTATTTTActctaaaggcaagggctgcacggaaatcgccaactatatatatatatatatatatatatatatatatatatatatatatatatacacatatatacagtataatatatatatatatatatatatatatatatatataatatatatagtaatactgccctagGAGTACAGTTAGTCAGCCAGTAATCCCCCCTATTTCACTCGAATAGGAGGCCATtagtattaaccccccccccccatctactaAGAAATATAAAATACCCAATTTTTTGACCACAGGTCCCCTTTATCAAGTTGCCTTTTACAAAACTTCAAACTAATAGACCTGTAATGGGCAACAAATGTGTTTAATACCTTTTGTGTAGATTGTCCAGGTCCtcactgaggatgaagggatTCTTGGTCAGGAAGGGTCCCAGCTGATGGTCTTCTACACCCAGGTCTTTTaagaaaaaaaggattttattgaTGTCCTTCTCAAAGTCTAACTTCAGGAGGAACGTTCCCACATTTGGTCGCTTTTCTAACTTGGATAGATCCACACCTGAGGAAACACATATGTATATCAGCATGGCCACAAAGGAGAATAAGGGGCAAGTATAGATAGAAAACAGACTGATCATAGGATAGCATTGGCTGTGGATACTTACCAAGCATCACAAGCTTCTGCAGAGTCTCTGAACTGTCCACATAGTCTCGAAGTGTAGTGGATGCTGGTGGGATCGGAGGTTGTGGCACTATCGTGGCATCGTCATCTTCTGTGATTACATCGAATGGAGAGAAAGGAGGAACATCCTCCAGTGCTGGGAGACAATGAGAAACAAGGAAAATCATAGGTCATGTGTATATATCATCAATATATCTACGGCTACCCTGCATCATCGCACTGTGAACAGCTACACTATAtgccacttaaagcgactctgtacccgtaATCTgtcttccacccccccccccaaaccacttgtaccttcggatagctgctttttatccaaaatctgtcctggggtccgttcggcaggtgatgcagttattgtcctaaaaaactacttttaaactggcaaacCTGTGTCGAATTGGTGTGACCTAAAGTGTCCTGTAATCCTGCGACgcctctcagtccctcctccccgtcctcttcaccattaggaatacacctgggcaggatttctcctattaatcacttgtctgaacactacacaggtgctggattgttaagcctcatgtgcagtgttcagacaagtggcgattaggagaaatcctgcctggagcattctttatgatgaggaggacggggaggaaAGACGAAGAGGCGATGCAAGCCTGGGGCACAGTcactctaggccaagccaatttgacacaggcctgcaagttttaaagttgtttgttaggacaataattgcatcacctgccaaatggaccccaggacccccgctcagccactcagtaaaggaggcgggatccgagcggacttcaaacggatcccgcctccttcactgagtggctgagcggccctgagacgtagcgtctcgggcggcgtgagacaccaggaagcgggaccggagcgctgcgatgagtgacccgctgctggaaacggggaggtgagtggacgtcttttatttcagccacctcctccccggtcccccccaaaaagtgcccccacgctggataacccctttaatatgcgtGTAATATGGACATGTGTTTGCATCTGTATGTTGCTGCATGATGGTCAagtcatgtaataggctcagtaaatgaacaCCGATCTAGCAGACAGACGTTCGTGTACAGCggtgatcgggctgtgtaatactgcCCTAGGAGTACAGTTAGTCAGCCAGTAACCCCCCTATATCATTGGAATAGGAGGCCATTGGTATAAACATACCCCACCCCCATCTACTAATATAGACAtgtttttgcatctgtattatggCTGAAAGCCACATACAGCATACTATTATTTAATTCCCTAATGTagctaaataaataatatatatatatatatattttttttttttgtatacagcaTTTGTGTTGCTGTATGcatttccatggttacagactacagaaAAACCTATGTGTAGTCGGATGCACTATGTTGTGCCTGGGACAGAGCGTGAGGGGAGGTGCTTGGCTCAGGTGGTCTCTCTTTGAATCCCCTTGTCATATACCATTCATTCAATGTTGATTAGTGTTAGTGCTTCTTTAGAcgtgtcattttttctttttcccctcaTTTTGTATTGAAGAGAAGTCTCCGTCTTGGAGGTCCTCTCTAATACACACTCAATGAATTATAACCTTACAGGGTTGTTATTTCGCGGCCAGCAAGCCCTGACGCTCATCTCTGCCCCCTTTGTTCCCGTTGTTCCTGTTATGATTTACTTCACAGCCGTCAGGGTGGGATGAGAGTTTTCGTACCTTCTGGGAGTGGATCCATTTCCACTGTGGACATTACAATGGTCTGGTGTTGATTTTGGCTGATGGCAGGCAGATTGCTTTCTGGGTGAGCGACCTTTACACCGTCCTCGGAGCCCGATTGTATACAAGCTGCTCCTGACTGAAAAATACTTCTTCTTGGGTTTTGGATCATAAAAAATTGATGAGAAAATCGAAGTAACGAATATGGATCATCTTTCTTCAGCTGCCCAGGGGCTGCGGCCAACGAATGACGCAGAGCTGAGAGTAGACATCTAGTGCTCCTCCGACATACACACAGAGCCATCCTTCAACAATAGTAGCTATAAAAACAGAGAAGATTCATTTAATGGGATATTTAGGttatctaagggtccttttacacagccagatttttaaagccaaagccaggaatggatttgaacagaggaaaaatctcagtctttcctgtatgacctgttctctgtttttaggctgttcctggctttggcatcaatgATCTGTCAAgtaaatctgtctatgtaaaaggaccctaaggcagACAATACAACCCTGCTAATTCCTGCCTGCACTGTTTACATGCAGGCACCAAAGTGTCCGGAGGGAAGAGGCGCTTATATATAGGTTTTCTAGAAAAGAAAGCCGACTTCCATTTACCCTATATAAGgaataaagaggacctgtcaccccccatgctggggtgacaggctcctgaccccccgctagagccccctatacttacctgattgcgcggggtcccgcttcttgagtcggtccggtgacggagatttcagcgcccgaagcgtgCGCGCTCCtgggatgagtccgatgcccatagagaatgaatggcgagtccgacgctccattcattctctatgagcgtcggactcatctcaggagcgcgctgggcttcgggtgctgaaatctccgtcaccggaccgactcaagaagcgggacccagcgcgatcaggtaagtatagggggctctagcggggggtcgggagcctgtcaccccggcacggggggtgacaggttccctttaatagaggAGGATCTCTGTTTAGAATCCCCACATCTTGGCCAGAGTGGACAGCGGCTACACAGAGTCACTTTCTCTGGAGGACTGGTcctgtattagggtatgtgcacactgcgaatTCCCGGCGGATCACCCACCGCTGACACAGACAcgtgcatctccgctggtcccataggcttcattctatggtttgccagattccgccgtccgcccgaagaatgagctcagcggacagcggaatttggcaaactatagaatgaaacctatgggaccagtggagatgcgtgCGTCTACGAGCAGGTGCAACCTGCGGAATCCGCAGCtggtgatccgccgggattctgtggtgtgcacatacccttatacagaCACCCCTTTAATTTGAATAGGCATTGTGTAATGTTTTATCGTAGTGGCACTGTAGAAAAATTCAACACCTTCTACCAGGTTGTCCCATAggttacagttaaaggggttatccagtgctacgaaaacaaggccactttctttcagagacaaaacgactcttgtctccagttcaggtgcagtttgcaatttagctctattcacttaaatggaactgagcagcaacccccccccccaatatggagacaagaatggggctgtctctggaagaaagtggccatgtttttgtagcgctggattacccctttaatatttaggaGGACACTTTGAGATCATTGCTAAGGAACTTTTCTAACAAATAGGGCTATTGAaagtggacttcccctttaaacaggcactgttgtttcaacaaactttgctttGATCAAtaacagagatgagtgaacttgccggaCCCGAATGTTCTTCatttggctgcagaagttggatgcagaccatGGCTTTCCTGTGGCtggaaaacaacaactcctagccTTCTAGAGTtgaagtttggcaacagctggggagccacatgGTTAGGGAATCCTTTcttacagggatggggaaactccagcctactgcaaaactacaattcccatcatgcctggacggctaaAGCGTTGTCTCTCCATTTGATGGGATTTTtagttttgtaatagctggagggccaaaggttttcCTATCCCTGCTTTAGTATATAAACACTTTTACAGCACAGTGATTGTCTGCACTTGTTTAGTTGCATATTGTATGTAAGACCTATACGGTATTCATCATATACCTGATTGATATCAGATACAGTGATTACATTATATACCTGTATGATACAAAATACAGTGATTACATTATATACCTGTATGATacacaatacagtgattacattaTATACCTGTATGATACAAAGTACGGTGATTAcattatatacctgtattatatcacagtgatcagtatatacctgtatgataTCAGCTACAGTGATTATATGATATACCTGCATGATATCAGGTACGGTGATCAGCATATACCTCAATGATTTCATatacagtgatcagtatatggttATTGTCACACAtagtatgacaccagccgttccgtgaactGGCCGGGTCCACATcataactccccactgcacacaatggactctccactgacaggttctctgtggccgctattcaatgaatagcggccgcagaaaattgacatgtcagttttttgcggcattGCTAGAGAtctcggctggagcgtatacaatgtgtatacgctccagccaggattccatagatggcaaggtaacgtatattttcgcatTAATCACAgacgtactttttacgaaaatatacattgtgtgaacatagcctatacctgTATGATATCAGATACAAAgatcagtatatacctgtatgacATCAGATACagggattatattatatacctgtatagtatcagtgaTTATATGATATACCTGTATGATATCAGATACagtgattatattatatatctgtatgatatcagtgattacattatatacctgtatgacatcagtgattatattatatacctgtATGACATCAGatacagtgatcagtatatacctgtatgacATCAGatacagtgatcagtatatacctgtatgacATCAGacacagtgatcagtatatacctgtatgacATCAGacacagtgatcagtatatacctgtatgacATCAGatacagtgatcagtatatacctgtatgacATCAGatacagtgatcagtatatacctgtatgacATCAGATAcagtgattatattatatacatgtaTGACATCAGacacagtgatcagtatatacctgtatgacATCAGatacagtgatcagtatatacctgtatgacATCAGacacagtgatcagtatatacctgtatgataTCAGatacagtgatcagtatatacctgtatgataTCAGATAcagtgattatattatatacctgtATGACATCAGacacagtgatcagtatatacctgtatgacATCAGATAcagtgattatattatatacctgtATGACATCAGACAcagtgattatattatatacctgtATGACATCAGacacagtgatcagtatatacctgtatgacATCAGacacagtgatcagtatatacctgtatgacATCAGacacagtgatcagtatatacctgtatgacATCAGATAcagtgattatattatatacctgtATGATATCAGatacagtgatcagtatatacctgtatgacATCAGacacagtgatcagtatatacctgtatgacATCAGacacagtgatcagtatatacctgtatgacATCAGacacagtgatcagtatatacctgtatgacATCAGatacagtgatcagtatatacctgtatgacATCAGACACAGTGATATATGCTATAATGGCTGTGCCCCCTCCCTATGACCTGTGCACACACAGCGGTACCTGTCACCTCCAGCTTTGTCCCTTCGCTGATCACCACCCACGTGGGTACCAAGCACAGCGAAGCACTTCCTGTTTGGCCTGTACCATTCTctatccacaggggggcgctaaCTTCCTGTCTTTACAGACTCTTTACCTTTAGCTGCTATAATAATGGATAAAAATCGGAATGAGTATATAAATGCTACCTGATAgagatatacactatacagtgcaggcggctgtggggcaggggaggaGGGGTTGCACACGGCTCCCCCGCGGCCGGCCGCTTGGTACGCTCCGCGCTGTGAGTGTGTCAGCCCTCGCTTCCTGGGCCGGGCCACAGAGGGCGCTCACAGGGACATGGCGTCCTGTCTGCGCTCCAGGACTCTCAGCAAAGATGATGTCAACTATAAACTTCATTTCAGGATGATCAACGAGCAGCAGGTGGAGGACATCACCATAGACTTCTTCTACAAGCCGCACACCATCACCCTGCTCACCTTCACCATCATCAGTCTCATGTACTTCGCCTTCACCAGgtaagggggcagcactgaggggCAGGGCGGACTGATGGGTgctactacaagtcccagcaccgCCATCTGAGCTGGAGCCTGGCCTGCTGGGAGCCTGGCCTATAGTGACACAGATCTGCACCTCTACCATCCATACATCATGGAGCCATTGTAATCTGCATCTGTCTGCTGGATATCAACATCTcaaggactactacccccagcgatGGGCTGGCATCCctagactactacccccagcgatGGGCTAGCATCCctagactactacccccagcgatGGGCTGGCATCCctagactactacccccagcgatGGGCTGGCATCCctagactactacccccagcgatGGGCTGGCATCCctagactactacccccagcgatGGGCTAGCATCCctagactactacccccagcgatGGGCTAGCATCCctagactactacccccagcgatGGGCTAGCATCCctagactactacccccagcgatGGGCTAGCATCCCtagactactaccctcagcgatGGGCTAGCATCCctagactactacccccagcgatGGGCTAGCATCCctagactactacccccagcgatGGGCTAGCATCCctagactactacccccagcgatGGGCTAGCATCCctagactactacccccagcgatGGGCTAGCATCCctagactactacccccagcgatGGGCTAGCATCCctagactactacccccagcgatGGGCTAGCATCCctagactactacccccagcgatGGGCTAGCATCCctagactactacccccagcgatGGGCTAGCATCCctagactactacccccagcgatGGGCTAGCATCCctagactactacccccagcgatGGGCTAGCATCCctagactactacccccagcgatGGGCTAGCATCCctagactactacccccagcgatGGGCTAGCATCCctagactactacccccagcgatGGGCTAGCATCCctagactactacccccagcgatGGGCTAGCATCCctagactactacccccagcgatGGGCTAGCATCCctagactactacccccagcgatGGGCTAGCATCCctagactactacccccagcgatGGGCTAGCATCCctagactactacccccagcgatGGGCTAGCATCCCTAGAAGGAAGGGAAACCTGCCATTAGAGAGTGTGAATTAGTTTTCCTCATGACATTGATAGGATTATGCCGTTCAGTAACGTCTCATAGCCGACCAGGAACGCCGTAATCTTTGGAAGTATGTAGCCGACTGACTTCACACCGGGGGCTTTTACTAAAGCTGCATTTCTACATAGCTATTACTTCGCCCATCTACAGATGATTATTGCTGGGAAACCTTTCCTTCCCTGCAGTTATCACTGACCGCTCCATACAAGTGGGACCCCAGCGGGTTATTATACATGGCGGCCAGTGCAGGAGGATCTTCACCTATCGTGATGTGTTACcacctatggctgtatacatgttttcctgacagccccAGGGCGGCTTCCATTTTGTGCAGCCTCAGGAAATCAATTGTCAAGCGCTCGgctttggagaatgttgccaaacctgaacagtttgacagatctTCTCAGCATTAGTTGTGGCTCCCAGTGTGACCCCATGTGCTTAacggagaagtctggcgaacatttttattaaagtaaagttatacaaatcaccaatatacacttattacaggaaatgcttataaagtgctttttttccctgcacttactactgcatcaaggcttcacttcctggataacatggtgaggtcacttcctggataatatggtgatgtcacttcctggataacatggtgatgtcacgccccgactcccagagctgtgcgggctgtggctgctggaaaggatgatggcagagggatgctcagtgtccctccagtgccctgtgtccctcagtgtccccctgccatcatcctctacagcagccacagcccccacagctctgggagttcgggtgtgacatcaccctgttatcgaggaagtgacatcaccctgttatcgaggaagtgacatcaccctgttatcgaggaagtgacatcaccctgttatcgaggaagtgacatcaccctgttatcgaggaagtgacatcaccctgttatcgaggaagtgacatcaccctgttatcgaggaagtgacatcaccctgttatcgaggaagtgacatcaccctgttatcgaggaagtgacatcaccctgttatccaggaagtgacatcaccctgttatccaggaagtgacatcaccctgttatccaggaagtgaagccttgatgcagttgtaagtgcagggaaaaaagcactttataagcatttcccgtaataagtgtatattggggattagtataacttttggggggcagtgctttaataaaatttttcgatggacttctcctttaacccaggAGGGACACATGTTTTGGGCTGGTGACTTTTGCAGCCAAAATTGCCATGTAGCCTCAGCAAGAACGCCGAAATAGGATTTAGTGTCAGATCATGTTTTTGTGTTATGCCTAAAGTGTTATACAGGGGTACTGTTTAATATGTGTATCTGTAAGGCTCAGTAGACCACAGATACAGATTGCTTTAATTGGGAACAAGAGTAGTTACTAAAGTAATGAACGAGAGACGATATCCATAGGTGTctaatgaatggggggggggggtaaggttgAGTCTTGGGATAAACCCTTTAGGTGCTAAGAACAGAAAAGATGATATCCCTCCTGTAATCTTTGTTTGGGTTTTAGGGAGGACACAAGCCCAGAAGACAATATATGGAGAGGGATCCTGTCCGTCATCTTCTTCTTCCTGATTATCAGTGTCTTAGCCTTCCCGAATGGTAATGTATCCTTcattcttctctcttctttcacATCTTGAAGAGAACCTGTCTGGTCTCAGGGGCTGGGACTGTTATGGTGAATGGTTAACTGTCATGATTTGGCAATCTCCCTCCCACCCAGACGGTAGTGATTGACAGCCTGAGTTGAGGGGGAAGTGACCATTAACCACTCGTCATGGCTGGAAAAAATAAAGCCACAGTGAATAAAGTGCATTTTCTCCACTCTGTAGGGCACTGGCACACAGTTTACCTGACCTGTCAGGCTTCCAGGACCTGAGAGGCGCCATACACCTTCATTAAAAGGATTAGTAGAAGCaccgctactttcttgcaaaaacaccacccctgtcctcaggttttgtgcggtattacaattcagctccatgtacttcagtggaactgagctgcaaaaccccaccccaaactgaggacaggagaggcgctgtttctggataaAAGTGTTTTTTAAGCCTAAATAACCTCTCTAACTATAAACTGAATTCTCATTGGGCCAACAACTATTCCTCCCATCCAGCCCcaaacacatgcacgctcagttcAGCTGGATGTACGTGTGTCttggggtacgttcacacttactggatccgcagcgtattttctgctgcggatccgcagcggatttcatttaaataactgaacacagcatc contains these protein-coding regions:
- the MTERF3 gene encoding transcription termination factor 3, mitochondrial; amino-acid sequence: MALCVCRRSTRCLLSALRHSLAAAPGQLKKDDPYSLLRFSHQFFMIQNPRRSIFQSGAACIQSGSEDGVKVAHPESNLPAISQNQHQTIVMSTVEMDPLPEALEDVPPFSPFDVITEDDDATIVPQPPIPPASTTLRDYVDSSETLQKLVMLGVDLSKLEKRPNVGTFLLKLDFEKDINKILFFLKDLGVEDHQLGPFLTKNPFILSEDLDNLHKRVAYLSSKKFSRHAIARIVSRAPYLLNFSVERLDNRLGFLQKQLGLSGEKTRELVTRLPKMVTGSLEPIKENLKVFEIEFGFKKNEIQHIALVVPKMLIGNKKKLTETFDYVHNTMGIPHHIITHFPQVFNSSLLKIKERHEFLMFLGRAIYNPAQPNYVSLEKLVSLPDQVFCEEIAKTSIQDFEQFQKNL